From Microcebus murinus isolate Inina chromosome 15, M.murinus_Inina_mat1.0, whole genome shotgun sequence, the proteins below share one genomic window:
- the H1-2 gene encoding histone H1.2 codes for MSETAPAAPAAAPPAEKTPVKKKAAKKPAGARRKASGPPVSELITKAVAASKERSGVSLAALKKALAAAGYDVEKNNSRIKLGLKSLVSKGTLVQTKGTGASGSFKLNKKAASGEAKPKAKKAGAAKPKKPAGAAKKPKKATAAATPKKSAKKTPKKAKKPAAAAVTKKVAKSPKKAKVAKPKKAAKSAAKAVKPKAAKPKVVKAKKAAPKKK; via the coding sequence ATGTCGGAGACTGCTCCTGCCGCACCCGCCGCCGCGCCCCCGGCGGAGAAGACCCCGGTGAAGAAGAAGGCAGCCAAAAAGCCCGCGGGGGCGCGCCGTAAGGCGTCTGGCCCCCCGGTGTCAGAGCTGATCACTAAGGCTGTAGCTGCTTCCAAGGAGCGCAGTGGGGTGTCCCTGGCCGCCCTCAAGAAGGCGCTGGCGGCTGCGGGCTACGACGTGGAGAAGAACAACAGCCGCATCAAGCTTGGTCTGAAGAGCCTGGTGAGCAAGGGCACCTTGGTGCAGACCAAGGGCACTGGCGCTTCTGGCTCCTTCAAACTCAACAAGAAGGCAGCCTCCGGGGAGGCTAAGCCTAAGGCGAAGAAGGCAGGCGCAGCCAAGCCCAAGAAGCCCGCAGGAGCAGCCAAGAAGCCTAAGAAGGCGACTGCTGCCGCCACTCCGAAAAAGAGCGCCAAGAAGACCCCGAAGAAGGCGAAGAAGCCAGCCGCGGCTGCTGTGACCAAGAAAGTGGCCAAGAGTCCCAAGAAGGCTAAGGTTGCCAAGCCCAAGAAGGCCGCCAAGAGCGCCGCTAAGGCAGTGAAGCCCAAGGCCGCCAAGCCCAAGGTTGTCAAGGCCAAGAAGGCAGCACCCAAGAAGAAGTAG
- the HFE gene encoding hereditary hemochromatosis protein yields the protein MGPQARPALLLLMFLRTAVPQGRQPRSHSLHYLFMGASERDLGPSLFEALGYVDDQLFVYYDHESRRAEPRAAWVWNRTSSQLWLQLSQNLKGWDHMFIVDFWTIMDNHNHSKESHTLQVILGCEMQEDNSTRGFWKYGYDGQDHLEFCPETLNWRAAEPRAEATKLEWEVHKIRAKQNRAYLERDCLEQLKQLLELGRGVLDQQVPPLVKVTHHVTSAVTTLQCQALNFYPQNITMKWLRDRQPLDAKEFEPKNVLPNGDGTYQGRVALAVPPGEEQRYTCQVEHPGLDQPLIATWEPLPSDTLVIGVISGIAICVIIFFVGALFRILRKRQPSRETMGDYVLAECD from the exons ATGGGCCCGCAAGCCAGGCCGGCGCTTCTCCTCCTGATGTTCTTGCGGACCGCGGTCCCGCAGGGGCGACAGCCGC GTTCGCACTCTCTGCACTACCTCTTCATGGGTGCTTCAGAACGGGACCTTGGGCCTTCCTTGTTTGAGGCTTTGGGCTACGTGGATGACCAGCTGTTCGTGTACTATGATCATGAGAGTCGACGAGCAGAGCCCCGAGCCGCGTGGGTCTGGAATAGAACCTCGAGCCAACTGTGGCTGCAGCTGAGTCAAAACCTCAAAGGGTGGGATCATATGTTCATTGTTGACTTCTGGACTATCATGGACAACCATAACCACAGCAAGG AGTCCCATACCCTACAGGTGATCCTGGGCTGTGAGATGCAAGAGGACAACAGCACCAGGGGCTTCTGGAAGTATGGGTATGATGGGCAGGACCACCTCGAATTCTGCCCTGAGACTCTGAATTGGAGAgcagcagagcccagggctgAGGCCACCAAGCTGGAGTGGGAAGTGCACAAGATTCGGGCCAAGCAGAACAGAGCATACCTGGAGAGGGACTGCCTTGAGCAGCTTAAGCAGTTACTGGAGCTGGGGAGAGGTGTTCTGGACCAGCAAG TGCCTCCTTTGGTGAAGGTGACTCATCATGTGACCTCTGCAGTGACCACTCTTCAGTGTCAGGCTTTGAACTTCTACCCCCAGAACATCACCATGAAGTGGCTAAGGGACAGGCAGCCACTGGATGCCAAAGAGTTTGAGCCTAAGAATGTGCTGCCTAATGGGGATGGGACCTACCAGGGCAGGGTAGCCTTGGCTGTGCCCCCTGGGGAAGAGCAGAGATACACTTGCCAAGTGGAACACCCTGGCCTGGATCAGCCCCTCATTGCCACCTGGG AGCCCTTGCCATCTGACACCCTGGTCATTGGAGTCATCAGTGGGATTGCTATTTGTGTCATTATCTTCTTTGTTGGAGCTTTGTTCAGAATATTAAGGAAGAGGCAGCCTTCAA GAGAAACCATGGGGGACTACGTCCTAGCTGAATGCGATTGA